A region of the Sideroxydans lithotrophicus ES-1 genome:
TTCGTTCCTATTACCGTGCCCACCAGAACTCCGGGAAACTGTTCGATGACTTGCCGGAATTCTTTCTGGTCAAGCCCATCGTGCTGAAAGATGCCGACCTTACGACGCGCGCTTCCGACAAGCTGATACTTGACGACTGCATCAATCGCGCGCAAGAGCGCAATGGTTACGTGGGTGTCAGCAAGCGAAAGAATCCCAAACTCAACTATTATTGGCTGGAGCTGACGGTGTTGCCTTTCGTGCTGGGCGATTCAGTGTCGGAAAACAACAAGAACGAGTTTTTCTATGTGCTGAGCAATTTCATCGAATATACCAAGCTGCACCCCAGAGTCTACGGGGACATCACTGCAGAGATCGATTCTGACAAGGACCTGGCGCTGATGTTGCGGGAGATCAACAAGCAGGGAGCCAGCCTGGGAACGCTGCTGCCACTTTATCCAGAGGAGATGCTGGTACGTTTCAACTCGAACTGGCCGATCAGCGAGGTGAACAAGCTGCTGATGACCCTGAAAGACAATGACCAAAGCTGGTGTGAAGTCTTTTTCGAGTATCTGATCTATGTCATGGGCAGAAAAGGGAAAGGCGGCGGGTAATCGCCGTGCGGCCTCTGTGCAAGTTTTGATATAATGCGCGCTTTGCAGAGGATGGTTCCCATGCGTATCGTACAAAAAGCCCTCACTTTCGACGATGTATTGCTGCTTCCGGCGCATTCCAACGTCCTGCCGCGCGACGTCAGTCTGCGCTCCCAGCTCACCCGCAATATCACCCTGAACATTCCGCTGCTGTCTGCGGCGATGGATACCGTCACCGAGGCGCGTCTGGCTATAGCACTGGCGCAGGAGGGCGGCATCGGCATCGTGCACAAGAACATGACGGCCAGAGAGCAGGCCGCGCAAGTCGCCAAGGTCAAGCGTTTCGAGAGCGGCGTGGTGAAGGATCCGATCACCATCGCGCCGAACATGACCGTGCGCGACGTGCTCAATCTGACCCGTCAGCACAAGATCTCCGGCCTGCCGGTGCTGGAAGGTAAGAAGGTGGTCGGCATCGTGACCAATCGCGACCTGCGTTTCGAGAGCAATCTCGACCAGTCCATCACCAACATCATGACGCCGCGCGATCGGCTCATCGTGGTCAAGGAAAACGCCAACCGCGACGAAGCGCGTAACCTTATGCACAAGCACCGTATTGAGCGCGTGCTGGTCGTAAACGATGCGTTCGAATTGTGCGGACTCATCACGGTGAAAGACATCCTCAAATCAAGCGAACATCCGTTGGCCTGCAAGGACGAGCTGGGTCGTTTGCGGGTCGGCGCCGCAGTCGGCGTGGGCGAGGGCACGGAAGAGCGCGTGGCATTGCTGGTCGAAGCAGGTGTGGACGTGCTGGTGGTGGATACCGCGCACGGCCATTCACAAGGCGTGTTGAGCCGTGTGCAATGGGTCAAGAAGAACTTCCCCAAGGTCGAGGTGATCGGCGGCAATATTGCCACCGCTGCTGCGGCCAGGGCACTGGTCGATCATGGCGCCGATGGCGTCAAGGTCGGTATCGGTCCCGGCTCCATTTGCACTACACGCATGGTTGCGGGTGTCGGTGTACCGCAGATATCGGCCATCCAGAATGTGGCGGACGCCCTGGCGGACACGGATGTGCCATTGATCGCGGATGGCGGCGTACGTTTCTCGGGAGATATCGCCAAGGCTATCGCAGCCGGTGCCCATGCCGTGATGCTGGGAGGCCTGTTTGCCGGAACAGAGGAAGCTCCCGGCGAGATCGAGTTGTATCAGGGGCGGTCATACAAATCCTATCGCGGCATGGGAAGCCTGGGCGCGATGCAGCAAGGCTCCAGTGACCGTTACTTCCAGGAGAACGAAGGCAATCAGGACAAGCTGGTGCCGGAAGGCGTGGAAGGCCGCGTCCCTTACAAGGGCAGTGCACTGGCGGTGATCCACCAGTTGCTCGGCGGTCTGCGCGCCAGCATGGGTTACCTGGGTTGTCCCGATATTCCCACAGTGCATGCGAAAGCCGAATTCGTGGAGATCACGTCGGCAGGTATCCGCGAATCACATGTGCACGATGTACAGATCACCAAAGAAGCTCCGAATTACCATATCGACTAGAGGATTTAGGAGTTGGGATTTAGGATTGAGCCAAATCTCTCCTAAATCCTCATTCCAAATTCCAAAATCCTAAGAAGCCATGCACAAAAAAATCCTCATTCTCGATTTCGGTTCCCAATACACCCAGCTCATCGCCCGCAGGGTGCGCGAGACCCATGTCTATTGCGAGCTGCACCCATGGGACA
Encoded here:
- the guaB gene encoding IMP dehydrogenase produces the protein MRIVQKALTFDDVLLLPAHSNVLPRDVSLRSQLTRNITLNIPLLSAAMDTVTEARLAIALAQEGGIGIVHKNMTAREQAAQVAKVKRFESGVVKDPITIAPNMTVRDVLNLTRQHKISGLPVLEGKKVVGIVTNRDLRFESNLDQSITNIMTPRDRLIVVKENANRDEARNLMHKHRIERVLVVNDAFELCGLITVKDILKSSEHPLACKDELGRLRVGAAVGVGEGTEERVALLVEAGVDVLVVDTAHGHSQGVLSRVQWVKKNFPKVEVIGGNIATAAAARALVDHGADGVKVGIGPGSICTTRMVAGVGVPQISAIQNVADALADTDVPLIADGGVRFSGDIAKAIAAGAHAVMLGGLFAGTEEAPGEIELYQGRSYKSYRGMGSLGAMQQGSSDRYFQENEGNQDKLVPEGVEGRVPYKGSALAVIHQLLGGLRASMGYLGCPDIPTVHAKAEFVEITSAGIRESHVHDVQITKEAPNYHID